A single genomic interval of Corylus avellana chromosome ca10, CavTom2PMs-1.0 harbors:
- the LOC132163929 gene encoding laccase-17-like, whose product MGVFLPSSPAFPGVFLFLFITLCQIPELSLAGITRHYKFDIVLKNVTRLCHNKSIATVNGQFPGPRIVAREGDNLLIKVVNHVHNNISIHWHGIRQLQTGWADGPAYVTQCPIQTSQSYVYNFTIVGQRGTLFWHAHISWLRSTVYGPLIILPKRGVPYPFPKPHKEVPIIFGEWWNVDTEAVISQAMQTGGGPNVSNAYTINGLPGPLYNCSAKDTFKLKVKPRKTYLLRLINAALNDELFFSIANHSLTVVEADAVYVKPFETNTIVIAPGQTTNVLLNTKAKFPNATFFMAARPYVTGLGTFDNSTVAGILEYESDEFPHKTLSIRKLPLFKPLLPPLNDTSSATNFSNKLRSLASAQFPANVPQKVDKRFFFTVGLGTIPCQHNNQTCQGPNGTMFSASVNNISFALTSTALLQAHFFGQSKGVYSPDFPSSPIFPFNYTGTPPNNTMVSNGTKLVVLPFNTSVELVMQDTSILGAESHPLHLHGFNFFVVGQGFGNFDPNNDPAKFNLVDPVERNTVGIPSGGWVAIRFLADNPGVWFMHCHLEIHTSWGLRMAWVVLDGKLPNQKLLPPPADLPKC is encoded by the exons atggGTGTTTTTCTTCCTTCATCGCCAGCATTTCCAGGAGTCTTTCTATTCTTATTCATTACATTGTGTCAGATCCCTGAGCTTTCACTTGCAGGCATCACCAGGCACTACAAGTTTGAT ATCGTATTAAAAAATGTAACACGACTGTGCCACAACAAGAGCATTGCGACAGTAAACGGGCAGTTTCCTGGGCCTCGCATTGTAGCTAGGGAGGGTGACAACCTTCTTATCAAGGTGGTCAACCATGTCCACAACAATATCTCCATCCACTG gCATGGCATTCGACAACTTCAAACTGGTTGGGCAGATGGGCCAGCATATGTAACTCAATGTCCGATACAAACTAGCCAGAGCTATGTTTACAACTTCACCATTGTAGGCCAAAGAGGCACTCTTTTCTGGCATGCCCACATATCCTGGCTAAGATCAACCGTCTATGGTCCTCTTATCATTCTTCCCAAGCGTGGCGTTCCTTACCCATTTCCCAAACCCCACAAGGAAGTTCCCATCATATTCG GAGAGTGGTGGAATGTAGATACCGAGGCAGTAATTAGCCAAGCCATGCAAACAGGAGGCGGCCCAAATGTTTCGAATGCGTACACAATTAATGGACTTCCAGGGCCACTGTATAATTGTTCTGCCAAAg ACACGTTCAAGCTGAAAGTGAAGCCTAGGAAGACCTATCTTCTTCGCCTGATCAACGCGGCACTCAATGACGAGCTTTTCTTCAGCATTGCAAACCACAGCCTCACGGTTGTTGAAGCTGATGCTGTTTATGTCAAACCTTTTGAGACCAACACAATTGTCATAGCCCCGGGACAGACCACAAATGTTCTTCTAAACACCAAAGCCAAATTCCCAAACGCCACATTTTTCATGGCCGCTAGACCATATGTGACTGGCCTAGGCACTTTCGACAACTCCACTGTTGCAGGAATCCtagaatatgaatctgatgaatTTCCACACAAAACCCTTTCCATTAGAAAGCTTCCACTCTTCAAACCCCTTCTTCCTCCTCTCAATGATACTTCCTCTGCAACAAATTTCTCGAACAAACTCCGTAGCTTAGCAAGTGCTCAATTCCCAGCAAATGTCCCTCAAAAAGTCGACAAACGCTTCTTCTTCACAGTAGGCCTTGGAACAATCCCCTGCCAACACAACAACCAAACATGCCAAGGGCCTAATGGAACAATGTTCTCTGCTTCTGTTAATAACATATCTTTTGCACTCACATCAACAGCCCTCCTCCAAGCCCACTTCTTTGGGCAATCCAAGGGAGTTTATTCTCCTGACTTTCCAAGCAGTCCCATATTTCCCTTTAATTACACGGGCACCCCACCAAACAACACAATGGTGAGCAATGGGACAAAGCTAGTAGTCTTGCCTTTTAACACTAGCGTGGAGCTTGTGATGCAGGACACAAGCATTCTTGGCGCTGAGAGCCACCCTCTCCACCTGCATGGCTTTAATTTCTTCGTTGTTGGGCAAGGTTTTGGGAACTTTGATCCGAATAACGACCCTGCAAAGTTCAATCTTGTTGACCCTGTTGAAAGAAACACTGTGGGTATTCCTTCAGGAGGTTGGGTGGCTATCCGATTTCTAGCAGATAACCCAG GGGTTTGGTTCATGCACTGCCACCTGGAGATCCACACCAGTTGGGGTTTAAGGATGGCTTGGGTGGTTCTAGATGGAAAGCTTCCCAATCAGAAGCTGCTTCCTCCACCAGCAGATCTTCCAAAGTGTTGA